In one window of Acidimicrobiales bacterium DNA:
- the queA gene encoding tRNA preQ1(34) S-adenosylmethionine ribosyltransferase-isomerase QueA, translated as MGPTEPTDAYDYDLPADRIAQVPAEPRDSARLLVALEPTGPEEHRRVSDLPELLGPGDLLVVNETRVNPARLHLEKGTGGRVEVLLLEPVSGGCWQALVRPSRRVPPGTVLVAGGRPALEAGPVLDGGDGTRLVTILDQDAVDGAGEVALPPYVHEPLADPERYQTVYARTPGSVAAPTAGLHLTPELLARCEAAGAELARVDLAVGLGTFRPITADRVDEHRMHSERYCVPAETLARCRDARRVVAVGTTTVRALESAAATGRARGQTDLFIRPGFSFRVVDVLLTNFHLPRSSLLVMLAAFCGRRWRALYDDALNEGYRFLSFGDAMVVARAPDAGP; from the coding sequence GTGGGCCCGACCGAGCCGACCGACGCCTACGACTACGACCTGCCGGCGGACCGGATTGCCCAGGTCCCGGCCGAGCCCCGGGACTCCGCCCGGCTCCTGGTGGCCCTGGAGCCGACCGGTCCGGAGGAGCACCGGCGGGTGTCCGACCTGCCCGAGCTGCTCGGGCCGGGGGACCTCCTGGTCGTCAACGAGACGCGGGTCAACCCGGCGCGGCTGCATCTGGAGAAGGGCACCGGGGGCCGGGTCGAGGTTCTGCTCCTCGAGCCGGTGAGCGGGGGCTGCTGGCAGGCGCTGGTCCGTCCCTCCCGGCGCGTGCCGCCCGGGACCGTCCTGGTGGCCGGCGGCCGCCCGGCGCTGGAGGCGGGCCCGGTGCTCGACGGCGGGGACGGGACACGGCTGGTCACCATCCTCGACCAGGACGCCGTGGACGGGGCCGGGGAGGTGGCCCTGCCGCCGTACGTGCACGAGCCCCTGGCCGACCCGGAGCGCTACCAGACCGTGTACGCCCGCACTCCCGGCTCGGTGGCGGCGCCGACCGCCGGCCTCCACCTCACTCCCGAGCTGCTGGCGCGCTGCGAGGCGGCCGGGGCCGAGCTGGCCCGGGTCGACCTGGCGGTGGGGCTCGGGACGTTCCGCCCGATCACCGCCGACCGGGTCGACGAGCACCGCATGCACTCCGAGCGCTACTGCGTCCCGGCGGAGACGCTGGCGCGGTGCCGCGACGCCCGCCGGGTGGTCGCGGTGGGGACGACGACGGTGCGGGCGCTGGAGTCGGCGGCCGCCACCGGCAGGGCGCGGGGACAGACCGACCTGTTCATCCGGCCCGGGTTCTCCTTCCGCGTCGTCGACGTGCTGCTGACGAACTTCCACTTGCCCCGGTCCTCCCTGCTCGTGATGCTGGCCGCCTTCTGCGGACGGCGCTGGCGGGCCCTGTACGACGACGCCCTGAACGAGGGTTACCGCTTCCTCTCGTTCGGGGACGCCATGGTCGTCGCCCGGGCGCCCGACGCGGGGCCGTGA